A stretch of the Massilia varians genome encodes the following:
- the rpmD gene encoding 50S ribosomal protein L30 codes for MANTVKVKLVKGLIGTRQDHRATVRGLGLRRVNSVSELQDTPAVRGMINKVAYLVKVVS; via the coding sequence ATGGCAAACACTGTCAAAGTCAAGCTCGTCAAGGGCCTGATCGGTACCCGTCAGGATCACCGTGCCACCGTGCGCGGCCTGGGTCTGCGTCGTGTCAACTCGGTCTCCGAGCTGCAGGACACCCCAGCTGTGCGTGGCATGATCAACAAAGTCGCGTACCTCGTTAAAGTTGTTTCGTAA
- the rplO gene encoding 50S ribosomal protein L15, whose product MELNTIQPADGAKHAKRRVGRGIGSGLGKTAGRGHKGQKSRSGGFHKVGFEGGQMPLQRRLPKRGFKSLNASFKAEVRLSDLNNLAVGEIDILVLKQAGILPVVARDVRVILSGEITKAVTLKGLKATAGAKAAIEAAGGSVA is encoded by the coding sequence ATGGAACTCAATACCATTCAACCAGCTGACGGCGCCAAGCACGCGAAGCGTCGCGTTGGCCGCGGTATCGGCTCGGGCCTGGGCAAGACTGCCGGCCGCGGTCACAAGGGTCAGAAATCGCGTTCGGGCGGCTTCCACAAAGTCGGCTTCGAAGGCGGTCAGATGCCTCTGCAGCGTCGTCTGCCGAAGCGCGGCTTCAAGTCGCTGAACGCCAGCTTCAAGGCTGAAGTTCGTCTGTCGGACCTGAACAACCTGGCCGTCGGCGAAATCGACATCCTGGTGCTCAAGCAAGCAGGCATCCTGCCGGTGGTGGCACGCGACGTGCGCGTCATCCTGTCGGGCGAGATCACCAAAGCGGTGACCCTCAAGGGCCTGAAGGCAACGGCCGGCGCGAAAGCGGCGATCGAAGCAGCTGGCGGTTCGGTCGCTTAA
- the secY gene encoding preprotein translocase subunit SecY produces the protein MATNSQLGKSAASGFPWGRLWFLLGALVVYRIGAHIPVPGIDPVQLAALFKQNEGGILGMFNMFSGGALSRFTVFALGIMPYISASIIMQLASIVSPQLEALKKEGEAGRRKITQYTRYFTVALALFQAFGIAVALEAQPGLVLDPGMGFRFVTVVTLLTGTMFLMWLGEQITERGLGNGISIIIFAGIAAGLPSALGGLFTLVSNGSISSIAAIIIVILVVAVTYAVVFVERGQRKILVNYAKRQVGNKIYGGQTSHLPLKLNMAGVIPPIFASSIILFPATIVDWYTRGKDASGPFIGFLKDLAASLTTGEPIHALLYAVAIVFFCFFYTALVFNSKETADNLKKSGAFVPGIRPGEQTARYIDKILMRLTLAGAVYITLVCLVPEFMTSQWKVPFYFGGTSLLIVVVVTMDFMAQVQNYVMSQQYDSLLRKANFKGGIPSR, from the coding sequence TTGGCGACTAATTCACAACTTGGTAAAAGCGCCGCTTCCGGCTTCCCCTGGGGTCGGCTGTGGTTTTTGCTTGGCGCATTGGTCGTGTACCGCATCGGTGCTCATATCCCGGTCCCCGGGATTGACCCGGTGCAGCTGGCAGCGCTGTTCAAGCAGAACGAAGGCGGCATCCTGGGCATGTTCAACATGTTCTCGGGTGGCGCCCTGTCCCGCTTTACCGTGTTCGCCCTCGGCATCATGCCTTACATTTCGGCTTCGATCATCATGCAGCTTGCATCGATCGTCTCGCCGCAACTCGAGGCGCTGAAGAAAGAGGGCGAAGCCGGCCGCCGCAAGATCACCCAGTACACCCGTTACTTCACGGTGGCACTGGCACTGTTCCAGGCGTTCGGTATCGCGGTCGCGCTCGAAGCGCAGCCTGGTCTCGTGCTCGATCCGGGCATGGGCTTCCGCTTCGTCACGGTGGTGACGCTCCTGACCGGCACCATGTTCCTCATGTGGCTGGGCGAGCAGATCACCGAGCGTGGTCTTGGCAACGGTATTTCGATCATCATTTTTGCCGGTATCGCAGCAGGTCTGCCGTCGGCCCTGGGTGGCTTGTTCACTCTGGTCTCGAACGGTTCGATCAGCAGCATCGCCGCGATCATCATCGTGATTCTGGTGGTGGCCGTGACGTATGCCGTCGTGTTCGTGGAACGCGGGCAGCGCAAGATTCTGGTCAATTACGCTAAACGCCAGGTCGGCAACAAGATCTACGGTGGCCAAACCAGCCATCTGCCCTTGAAGCTGAACATGGCAGGCGTGATCCCGCCGATCTTCGCCTCCTCGATCATCCTGTTCCCGGCGACGATCGTCGACTGGTACACGCGAGGCAAGGACGCCAGTGGCCCGTTCATCGGGTTCCTGAAAGACCTGGCCGCCTCGCTGACGACTGGTGAGCCGATCCACGCGTTGCTGTATGCGGTGGCGATTGTGTTCTTCTGCTTCTTCTATACGGCGCTGGTATTTAACAGCAAGGAAACGGCGGACAACTTGAAGAAGAGCGGCGCGTTTGTTCCGGGCATCCGTCCGGGCGAGCAGACTGCACGCTACATCGACAAGATCCTGATGCGCCTGACCCTGGCCGGTGCGGTCTATATCACCCTGGTGTGCCTGGTGCCGGAGTTCATGACCTCGCAGTGGAAAGTTCCTTTCTACTTCGGTGGCACGTCGCTCCTCATCGTTGTTGTGGTGACGATGGACTTCATGGCACAAGTGCAGAACTACGTCATGTCGCAGCAATATGATTCGCTGCTGCGCAAGGCGAATTTCAAGGGCGGAATTCCGTCGCGATAA
- the infA gene encoding translation initiation factor IF-1, producing MAKDDVIQMQGEILENLPNATFRVKLENGHVVLGHISGKMRMNYIRILPGDKVTVELTPYDLSRARIVFRTK from the coding sequence ATGGCAAAAGACGACGTCATCCAAATGCAAGGGGAGATTCTGGAGAATCTCCCGAACGCAACATTTCGCGTGAAGCTGGAAAACGGGCACGTGGTACTGGGACATATCTCGGGTAAAATGCGCATGAATTACATCCGCATTCTCCCGGGTGACAAGGTAACGGTGGAGTTGACTCCGTATGACCTGTCCCGGGCCCGCATTGTGTTCCGCACCAAGTAA
- the rpmJ gene encoding 50S ribosomal protein L36 — MKVNASVKRICRNCKIIKRKGVVRVICVEPRHKQRQG; from the coding sequence ATGAAAGTTAACGCTTCAGTCAAGCGGATCTGCCGCAACTGCAAGATCATCAAGCGCAAGGGCGTGGTCCGTGTGATCTGCGTCGAGCCGCGTCACAAGCAGCGTCAAGGTTAA
- the rpsM gene encoding 30S ribosomal protein S13 has product MARIAGVNIPNHQHTVIGLTAIYGIGRPRSQKICDSTGIATNKKVKDLDDNELEKLRDEVAKFVVEGDLRRELSMNIKRLMDLGCYRGMRHRKGLPVRGQRTRTNARTRKGPRKAAQSLKK; this is encoded by the coding sequence ATGGCACGTATTGCAGGGGTTAACATCCCAAATCATCAGCACACCGTGATCGGCCTGACGGCTATCTACGGTATTGGCCGCCCACGTTCGCAGAAGATCTGCGATTCGACCGGCATCGCTACCAACAAGAAGGTCAAGGACCTCGACGATAACGAACTCGAGAAGCTGCGCGACGAAGTTGCGAAGTTTGTCGTGGAAGGCGACCTGCGCCGCGAACTGTCCATGAACATCAAGCGTCTGATGGACCTGGGCTGCTACCGCGGCATGCGTCACCGCAAGGGCCTGCCAGTGCGCGGTCAGCGTACCCGCACCAATGCTCGTACCCGCAAGGGCCCGCGCAAGGCAGCTCAATCGCTCAAGAAATAA
- the rpsK gene encoding 30S ribosomal protein S11, whose protein sequence is MAKQQSSAAAAAARARKKVKKNVAEGIAHVHASFNNTIITITDRQGNALSWATSGGAGFKGSRKSTPFAAQVAAEAAGKVAQESGVKNLEVRIKGPGPGRESAVRALNNLGIKITEIQDVTPVPHNGCRPPKRRRI, encoded by the coding sequence ATGGCCAAGCAACAGAGCAGCGCAGCCGCAGCAGCAGCCCGCGCACGCAAGAAAGTCAAGAAGAACGTTGCCGAGGGTATCGCCCACGTGCACGCGTCCTTCAACAACACCATCATCACGATCACCGACCGTCAGGGCAATGCTCTGTCGTGGGCAACCTCCGGCGGCGCCGGCTTCAAGGGTTCGCGCAAATCGACCCCGTTCGCAGCGCAGGTTGCTGCCGAAGCCGCAGGCAAGGTCGCTCAGGAATCGGGCGTGAAGAACCTGGAAGTGCGCATCAAGGGCCCAGGCCCTGGCCGTGAGTCGGCTGTGCGTGCACTGAACAACCTGGGTATCAAGATCACCGAAATCCAGGACGTGACCCCGGTTCCGCACAACGGCTGCCGTCCGCCGAAGCGTCGTCGTATCTAA
- the rpsD gene encoding 30S ribosomal protein S4, producing the protein MARYIGPKAKLSRREGTDLFLKSARRSLDSKCKLDVKPGQHGVKSGARTSDYGNQLREKQKVKRIYGVLERQFRRYFAEASRRKGNTGETLLKLLESRLDNVCYRMGFGSTRAEARQLVSHKAFTVNGQVVNIASYQVKTGDVIAVREKAKKQVRIAEALSLAEQVGFPSWVSVDAKKFEGTFRSFPERNEIAADVNEALIVELYSR; encoded by the coding sequence GTGGCACGTTATATCGGACCAAAAGCAAAACTGTCGCGCCGTGAAGGCACCGACCTGTTCCTGAAGAGCGCACGCCGCTCGCTCGACTCGAAGTGCAAACTGGACGTCAAGCCAGGCCAGCACGGCGTCAAGTCGGGTGCTCGCACCTCGGACTACGGCAACCAGCTGCGTGAAAAGCAGAAGGTCAAGCGTATCTACGGCGTGCTCGAGCGCCAGTTCCGCCGCTACTTCGCTGAAGCATCGCGCCGCAAGGGCAACACCGGCGAGACCCTGCTGAAGCTGCTGGAATCGCGCCTGGACAACGTCTGCTACCGCATGGGCTTCGGCTCGACCCGCGCCGAAGCGCGCCAGCTGGTGAGCCACAAGGCCTTCACCGTCAACGGTCAAGTCGTGAACATCGCTTCGTACCAGGTCAAGACCGGCGACGTCATCGCCGTGCGCGAAAAGGCCAAGAAGCAAGTGCGTATCGCTGAAGCACTGTCGCTGGCCGAGCAAGTCGGTTTCCCGAGCTGGGTCTCGGTCGATGCCAAGAAGTTCGAAGGCACCTTCCGTTCGTTCCCGGAGCGTAACGAGATCGCTGCCGACGTCAACGAAGCGCTGATCGTCGAACTGTACTCGCGTTAA
- a CDS encoding DNA-directed RNA polymerase subunit alpha, producing the protein MQNSLLKPRIIDVEAIAPGHAKVVMEPFERGYGHTLGNALRRVLLSSMIGYAPTEVTIAGVVHEYSSLDGVQEDVVDLLLNLKGVVFKVHNRDSVTLTLKKEGEGAVLASDIDLPHDVELINPDHVIAHLTAGGKLDMQIKVEKGRGYVPGNVRRLSEDTNKTIGRIILDASFSPVRRVSYAVESARVEQRTDLDKLIINIETNGVITPEEAIRQSARVLVDQLNVFAALEGTEAAAEAPSRAPLVDPILLRPVDDLELTVRSANCLKAENIYYIGDLIQRSENELLKTPNLGRKSLNEIKEVLASRGLTLGMKLENWPPAGLEK; encoded by the coding sequence ATGCAAAACAGTCTGTTGAAGCCACGTATCATCGATGTCGAAGCAATCGCTCCTGGTCACGCTAAAGTCGTGATGGAGCCGTTCGAGCGTGGCTATGGCCACACCCTGGGCAACGCGCTGCGCCGCGTGCTGCTGTCGTCGATGATCGGCTACGCGCCGACCGAAGTGACGATCGCCGGTGTCGTGCACGAATACTCGTCGCTGGACGGTGTGCAGGAAGACGTCGTCGACCTGCTGCTGAACCTGAAGGGCGTGGTCTTCAAGGTCCACAACCGTGACTCCGTCACCCTGACCCTGAAGAAGGAAGGCGAAGGCGCCGTGCTGGCGTCGGACATCGACCTGCCGCATGACGTGGAACTGATCAATCCGGATCACGTCATCGCCCACCTGACCGCCGGCGGCAAGCTGGACATGCAGATCAAGGTCGAGAAGGGCCGCGGCTATGTGCCGGGCAACGTGCGCCGCCTGTCGGAAGACACCAACAAGACCATCGGCCGCATTATCCTGGACGCATCGTTCTCGCCGGTCCGCCGCGTGTCGTACGCCGTGGAATCGGCCCGTGTCGAGCAGCGTACCGACCTGGACAAGCTGATCATCAACATCGAAACCAACGGCGTCATCACCCCGGAAGAAGCGATCCGCCAGTCGGCACGCGTGCTGGTCGACCAGCTGAACGTGTTCGCTGCCCTGGAAGGCACCGAAGCCGCCGCCGAAGCACCGTCGCGTGCTCCGCTGGTCGATCCGATCCTGCTGCGTCCGGTGGACGACCTGGAACTGACCGTCCGTTCGGCGAACTGCCTGAAGGCCGAGAACATCTACTACATCGGCGACCTGATCCAGCGTTCGGAAAACGAACTGCTGAAGACGCCGAACCTGGGCCGCAAGTCGCTCAACGAAATCAAGGAAGTGCTGGCATCCCGTGGCCTGACCCTGGGCATGAAGCTGGAAAACTGGCCACCGGCAGGTCTGGAGAAGTAA
- the rplQ gene encoding 50S ribosomal protein L17, which produces MRHRHGLRKLNRTSSHRLAMLRNMTVSLLRHEAIKTTLPKAKELRRVVEPILTLGKTDTLANKRLAFSRLRDREMVLKLFAELGPRYANRNGGYLRILKMGFRVGDNAPMAYVELVDRPEVGTAEEAPTAE; this is translated from the coding sequence ATGCGTCACCGTCACGGCCTCCGTAAGCTGAACCGTACCTCGTCCCACCGCCTGGCCATGCTGCGCAACATGACCGTTTCGCTGCTGCGTCATGAAGCCATCAAGACCACCCTGCCGAAAGCCAAGGAACTGCGCCGCGTCGTCGAGCCGATCCTGACCCTTGGCAAGACCGACACCCTGGCCAACAAGCGTCTGGCGTTCTCGCGCCTGCGCGACCGCGAAATGGTCCTGAAGCTGTTCGCTGAACTGGGCCCGCGCTACGCAAACCGCAACGGCGGCTACCTGCGTATCCTGAAGATGGGTTTCCGTGTTGGCGACAACGCTCCGATGGCCTACGTCGAGCTGGTCGATCGTCCGGAAGTCGGCACCGCTGAAGAAGCGCCGACCGCCGAGTAA
- the dsbD gene encoding protein-disulfide reductase DsbD codes for MIRFSVRRLWLVCTALLTLFVFLHAGAARAQQDFLDPAIAFRFEARMAEPQTLEVRYQIADGYYMYRERFAFRANGVKLGTPEIPPGKVKYDETFQKDVETYKGELVIRIPVEGSGPFTLTAESQGCADAGLCYPPQEHAAQLSAGSGGGGAPALPIGANAPQMSTAPLAPAPAMDAAPAAPVQAPAAAAAQPSDMAGIAGILEGGRLLAIVPAFVLLGLGLAFTPCVLPMVPILSSIIVGEGRQVSRSRGFILSSTYSLGMAIVYTALGVAAGLAGEGLAAALQNPWVLGAFALLIVAMAMSMFGFYQLQMPAALQTRLATTAGRQSGGKLAGVFAMGAISALIVGPCVAAPLAGALVYISQTRDVVIGGAALFAMAVGMSIPLLLVGVSAGSLLPRAGAWMESVKRLFGVLMLAMALWLVSPVLPPMAQMLGWAALLFGYGFYLLRKHRHWASMAAGAAFAVLGAVQLVGAATGGRDALAPLAHLTGGAHQGLAFKRIKTVQDLDRELADTGGKTVMLDFYADWCVSCKEMERFTFVDPAVQAKLANTILLQVDVTANDAEDKAMLKRFKLFGPPGIILFGPDGQEIPDSRVIGYQDAKKFLNSLAKLP; via the coding sequence ATGATCCGATTTTCCGTCCGCCGCCTGTGGCTGGTCTGCACGGCGCTGCTGACCTTGTTCGTCTTCCTGCATGCGGGCGCCGCGCGCGCCCAACAGGACTTCCTTGATCCCGCGATCGCCTTCCGTTTCGAGGCGCGCATGGCCGAACCGCAGACACTGGAAGTGCGCTACCAGATCGCCGACGGCTACTACATGTACCGCGAGCGCTTCGCGTTCCGCGCCAACGGCGTCAAGCTCGGCACCCCCGAGATTCCGCCCGGGAAGGTGAAGTACGACGAGACCTTCCAGAAGGATGTCGAGACCTACAAGGGCGAGCTGGTGATCCGCATCCCGGTCGAGGGCAGCGGTCCGTTCACCCTGACGGCCGAGAGCCAGGGCTGCGCCGACGCCGGCCTGTGCTATCCGCCGCAGGAGCATGCTGCCCAGTTGTCCGCAGGTTCCGGCGGCGGCGGCGCGCCCGCGCTGCCGATCGGCGCCAATGCCCCCCAGATGTCGACCGCGCCGTTGGCGCCGGCGCCGGCCATGGACGCCGCGCCCGCCGCTCCGGTCCAGGCGCCCGCCGCGGCCGCGGCCCAGCCCTCGGACATGGCCGGCATCGCCGGCATCCTCGAGGGCGGCCGCCTGCTGGCGATCGTCCCGGCCTTCGTCCTGCTCGGCCTGGGCCTGGCCTTCACGCCCTGCGTGCTGCCGATGGTGCCGATCCTGTCCTCGATCATCGTCGGCGAAGGCCGCCAGGTCAGCCGTTCGCGCGGTTTCATCTTATCAAGCACCTATTCGCTCGGCATGGCCATCGTCTACACGGCGCTGGGCGTGGCCGCCGGCCTGGCAGGGGAGGGCCTGGCCGCCGCCCTGCAGAATCCCTGGGTGCTGGGCGCGTTCGCCCTCCTGATCGTGGCGATGGCGATGTCGATGTTCGGCTTCTACCAACTGCAGATGCCGGCCGCGCTGCAGACCCGGCTCGCGACTACCGCCGGCCGCCAGTCGGGCGGCAAGCTTGCCGGCGTGTTCGCCATGGGCGCCATCTCGGCCCTGATCGTCGGGCCCTGCGTGGCCGCGCCCCTGGCCGGGGCCCTGGTCTACATCAGCCAGACCCGCGACGTGGTGATCGGTGGGGCGGCCCTGTTCGCGATGGCGGTCGGGATGAGCATTCCGCTGCTGCTGGTCGGCGTCTCGGCCGGCTCGCTGCTGCCGCGCGCCGGGGCATGGATGGAGTCGGTCAAGCGCCTGTTCGGCGTGCTGATGCTGGCGATGGCCCTGTGGCTGGTGTCGCCGGTGCTGCCGCCGATGGCGCAGATGCTGGGCTGGGCCGCACTGCTGTTCGGCTATGGTTTTTATCTCCTGCGCAAGCACCGGCACTGGGCCTCGATGGCCGCCGGGGCCGCGTTTGCCGTGCTGGGAGCGGTGCAGCTGGTCGGCGCCGCCACCGGCGGGCGCGATGCGCTGGCCCCGCTGGCGCACCTGACGGGCGGCGCCCACCAGGGCCTGGCGTTCAAGCGCATCAAGACGGTGCAGGACCTCGACCGCGAGCTGGCCGATACTGGCGGCAAGACCGTGATGCTGGATTTTTATGCCGACTGGTGCGTGTCCTGTAAGGAGATGGAGAGGTTCACCTTCGTTGACCCGGCGGTGCAGGCGAAGCTGGCCAATACCATCCTGCTGCAGGTCGACGTGACCGCCAACGACGCCGAGGACAAGGCGATGCTGAAGCGTTTTAAGCTGTTCGGGCCGCCGGGGATCATCCTGTTCGGGCCGGACGGGCAGGAAATTCCGGATAGCCGGGTGATCGGCTACCAGGACGCAAAGAAGTTCCTGAATTCGCTGGCCAAGCTGCCTTGA
- a CDS encoding Spy/CpxP family protein refolding chaperone, which yields MNTVRKNIVIVLTALGIAGASLGVQAQTAAPLEGRHGHAMSKEQREAKRAEFRQLTPEQRQAKMAEFRAKRAEMRAARQAKLAESLKLTPAQQPVWQAFVASMNPPQKGERAGQRLNKEQRAALSAPQRLERRIALQKERTARMEARLSALNSLYAALTPEQRKVFDEQQQRRGGRHHGGHGKMMRG from the coding sequence ATGAACACCGTCCGCAAAAACATCGTGATCGTCCTGACCGCGCTCGGCATCGCCGGCGCCTCGCTCGGCGTGCAGGCGCAGACCGCCGCGCCGCTCGAGGGCCGCCACGGCCACGCCATGAGCAAGGAACAGCGCGAAGCCAAGCGCGCCGAATTCCGCCAGCTGACTCCCGAGCAGCGTCAGGCGAAAATGGCCGAGTTCCGCGCCAAGCGTGCCGAGATGCGAGCCGCGCGCCAGGCCAAGCTGGCCGAATCGCTGAAGCTGACCCCGGCCCAGCAGCCGGTGTGGCAGGCCTTCGTGGCCAGCATGAATCCGCCGCAAAAAGGCGAGCGTGCCGGCCAGCGCCTGAACAAGGAACAACGCGCCGCCTTGAGCGCACCGCAGCGCCTGGAGCGCCGCATCGCCCTGCAGAAGGAGCGCACCGCCCGCATGGAAGCGCGCCTGTCGGCCCTGAACAGCCTGTACGCGGCCCTTACGCCGGAACAGCGCAAGGTGTTCGACGAGCAGCAGCAGCGCCGCGGCGGCCGTCACCACGGCGGCCATGGCAAGATGATGCGCGGCTGA